From a single Nostoc sp. MS1 genomic region:
- a CDS encoding YebC/PmpR family DNA-binding transcriptional regulator gives MAGHSKWANIKRQKAVVDAKKGKTFTQLSRAIILAARNGIPDPAGNFQLRTAIDKAKAAGIPNDNIERAIAKGAGTFSDGASLEEIRYEGYGPGGVAILIEALTDNRNRTAADLRVAFSKNGGNLGETGCVSWMFDQKGVCVVQGVVDEDKLLEASLEGGAETYEMTEDETAEVFTEIANLETLNQTLKDKGFKITDAELRWIPSNHVEVTEHDQARSLLKLIDTLEGLDDVQNVTSNFEMSENLMTVSIA, from the coding sequence ATGGCAGGACATAGTAAATGGGCAAATATTAAGCGCCAAAAGGCGGTAGTAGATGCCAAAAAGGGCAAGACATTTACTCAGTTATCTAGGGCGATTATTCTAGCGGCTAGAAATGGGATTCCAGACCCAGCCGGAAATTTTCAATTGCGTACAGCTATAGATAAAGCGAAAGCGGCTGGTATTCCCAACGATAATATAGAACGGGCGATCGCTAAAGGTGCAGGTACTTTTAGTGATGGCGCTAGTTTAGAGGAAATTCGCTATGAAGGTTATGGCCCTGGTGGTGTCGCCATCTTAATTGAAGCCCTCACCGATAATCGCAATCGCACGGCTGCTGACTTGCGGGTGGCTTTTAGCAAAAATGGGGGAAATCTGGGGGAAACCGGCTGCGTTAGCTGGATGTTTGACCAGAAGGGTGTGTGCGTTGTCCAAGGTGTGGTGGATGAAGACAAGCTTTTGGAAGCATCCTTAGAAGGTGGTGCGGAAACCTATGAGATGACTGAAGATGAGACGGCAGAGGTGTTTACTGAGATAGCCAATTTAGAAACCCTCAACCAGACACTCAAGGACAAAGGTTTTAAAATCACAGATGCTGAGTTGCGCTGGATTCCTAGTAATCATGTAGAGGTGACGGAACATGACCAAGCGCGATCGCTACTTAAATTAATTGATACCTTAGAAGGTTTAGATGATGTTCAAAATGTCACATCTAACTTTGAAATGTCTGAAAACCTTATGACAGTAAGCATCGCCTAG
- a CDS encoding efflux RND transporter permease subunit, whose amino-acid sequence MAVAGALAFSSLKYALFPDITFPVVVVNATAPLQTAVDTETKLTIPIEERLRSLEGLDDLRSSSYPGQAAVSLAFNVGINLETSKREVETALKQLTLPQGASYKIIPLNLNESAAVSYAIESSSRSLADLTKLAEDQITPAIAKLPGVLKVSLLGTANTSPPTSPANNNLAALTQGAGTLVRFNGQQALAFQVIKRGDANTLEVVSRVEKEVQRLRTNLKDVKLTLAATQAEYIRQATKSTIDALIEAIVLSIVVIYPFLWNWRATFISALAIPTSLLATFIVMAFFGFNLETITLLALALVIGSVIDDAILDVENILRHIEEGENPRQAAFSATDEIGLTVIATTAAAVAVFLPIGLMGGVVGQFFKPFGITVSASYIASTLVARTLSPVLSTYWLKPIKKTPQRREANIWIRFTEFYRNLLKWSLNHRKTVVALAVISFVAGMALIPFIPKGFIPKLDRGEFNITYTAPLPKIPDLAALQQQLAQARQGSNINPSQIPNSQPLMPIPLPLNDSLTVAKKLEEAVRKYPDVQTVFTTVGSREGEPNKGTLYVKLKEDRKIQTAQLQDELRKSLPSLPGVTTSIEDIQFVDTGGQKPLQVALQGNDLQLLNKTAKAIKERIEKIPGFADVTVTGENNTQEQVFQVERLNNKRVAYISANLGQGLSLGDATDKIVAEAKPILPNGITLDLGGDSERQNEVFGSFASTLVLSALCIVGVLILLFRSWIDPIIIGVSLPLSIVGAMLSLLFTKSDFGMISLIGFVFLLGLANKNAIVLVDYINQLRQTGLSRTEAILKAGPVRLRPIVITTMSTLLGMLPIALGLGAGSELRSPMAVAIAGGLVTSTILSLIVIPVVYSILDDWFPRFKKVTK is encoded by the coding sequence GTGGCGGTAGCTGGTGCGCTGGCTTTCAGTTCTCTTAAGTATGCTTTGTTTCCTGACATTACCTTTCCGGTAGTGGTGGTAAATGCTACGGCTCCTCTACAAACTGCTGTGGATACAGAAACAAAGCTTACCATACCGATAGAGGAGCGCCTGCGTTCTCTAGAAGGACTAGATGATTTGCGCTCATCTAGTTATCCAGGTCAAGCTGCTGTTAGTCTGGCTTTTAATGTGGGAATAAATCTGGAAACGTCGAAAAGGGAAGTTGAAACAGCACTTAAACAGTTAACTTTGCCTCAAGGTGCAAGTTACAAAATTATTCCTCTAAACTTGAATGAGTCGGCGGCGGTAAGTTATGCCATTGAAAGTAGTTCTCGCAGTTTGGCAGATTTAACTAAGTTAGCCGAAGACCAAATTACACCAGCGATCGCTAAATTGCCTGGAGTTCTCAAAGTCTCGCTTTTAGGTACTGCTAATACCTCACCTCCCACAAGCCCTGCTAATAATAATCTAGCAGCGTTGACTCAAGGTGCAGGTACATTAGTCAGGTTCAACGGTCAACAGGCTTTAGCATTCCAGGTAATCAAACGTGGTGACGCTAACACCTTAGAAGTTGTCAGTCGAGTGGAAAAGGAAGTACAAAGACTGCGGACTAACCTCAAAGATGTCAAACTTACCTTAGCTGCAACTCAAGCTGAATATATTCGTCAAGCAACCAAGTCAACAATAGATGCTCTTATAGAAGCGATCGTCTTATCGATTGTGGTGATTTACCCATTTTTATGGAATTGGCGAGCAACTTTCATCTCCGCACTGGCGATTCCTACCTCCTTGCTGGCAACTTTTATTGTGATGGCGTTTTTTGGCTTTAACCTAGAAACCATCACCTTACTAGCTCTAGCATTGGTCATTGGCAGTGTAATCGATGATGCCATCCTAGACGTAGAAAATATCCTGCGGCACATTGAAGAAGGCGAAAACCCTCGTCAAGCAGCTTTCTCCGCCACAGATGAAATTGGCTTAACAGTTATCGCCACTACAGCCGCAGCCGTAGCTGTGTTCTTACCTATTGGTTTGATGGGTGGAGTAGTTGGTCAGTTCTTTAAGCCATTCGGCATTACAGTTTCAGCTTCCTACATAGCTTCTACCTTGGTTGCTCGGACTTTATCGCCGGTGCTATCTACTTACTGGCTCAAACCGATTAAAAAAACACCTCAACGTCGAGAAGCCAACATTTGGATAAGATTTACAGAATTTTACAGAAACTTACTTAAATGGTCTTTAAATCATCGTAAAACAGTCGTCGCTCTAGCCGTAATCAGTTTTGTTGCTGGTATGGCATTAATCCCATTTATTCCTAAAGGTTTTATTCCCAAATTAGACCGGGGCGAATTTAATATCACCTACACTGCACCTCTACCAAAAATTCCTGATTTGGCGGCTTTACAGCAACAACTAGCACAAGCAAGACAAGGAAGCAATATTAACCCATCTCAAATACCTAATTCTCAACCTCTAATGCCCATCCCTCTCCCCCTCAACGACTCTCTGACAGTAGCTAAAAAATTAGAAGAGGCGGTGAGGAAGTACCCTGATGTGCAAACAGTGTTTACTACAGTTGGCTCCCGTGAGGGTGAACCAAATAAAGGCACACTGTACGTAAAACTCAAGGAAGACCGCAAAATTCAGACGGCGCAATTACAAGACGAATTGCGTAAAAGTTTACCCAGTCTTCCAGGTGTGACTACCAGCATCGAAGACATTCAATTTGTAGATACTGGCGGACAAAAACCTCTACAAGTAGCGTTACAGGGTAATGATTTACAACTTCTCAATAAAACCGCTAAGGCAATTAAAGAGCGTATTGAGAAAATACCTGGCTTTGCTGATGTTACAGTCACAGGTGAAAACAATACCCAAGAGCAGGTTTTCCAAGTGGAGCGCCTCAATAACAAGCGGGTAGCTTACATCAGTGCCAATTTGGGGCAGGGTTTATCTTTAGGTGATGCTACTGATAAGATAGTAGCAGAAGCCAAACCAATCTTACCAAATGGCATCACTTTGGACTTGGGTGGAGACTCGGAACGTCAAAATGAAGTTTTTGGTAGTTTTGCCTCTACTTTGGTGTTATCTGCACTGTGCATTGTTGGGGTATTGATTTTATTGTTCAGAAGTTGGATAGATCCCATAATTATCGGCGTTTCTTTACCACTATCAATTGTGGGTGCAATGCTGTCGTTACTTTTTACCAAGAGTGATTTCGGCATGATTTCACTGATTGGTTTTGTATTCTTACTGGGACTGGCAAACAAAAATGCGATCGTCTTGGTAGATTACATTAACCAATTGCGTCAAACTGGTTTAAGTCGTACAGAAGCAATTCTCAAAGCAGGCCCGGTGCGTTTGCGTCCCATCGTCATTACCACGATGTCTACTCTGTTAGGGATGCTACCGATCGCATTAGGATTAGGTGCAGGTTCAGAATTGCGATCGCCGATGGCTGTAGCTATTGCTGGAGGTCTAGTTACTTCTACCATCCTTAGTTTAATTGTAATACCTGTGGTCTACTCGATTTTAGATGATTGGTTCCCTCGTTTTAAAAAGGTAACAAAATAG
- a CDS encoding MAE_28990/MAE_18760 family HEPN-like nuclease, with translation MKVRTSEQLSDKLADDLAWRKKELSEVKSLIELRDVSLQRHNALIRSEVCILYAHWEGFVKLASNSYLEHVALQKLRYDQLASNFLALAMKEKLKEAKDTNKPSLYIPVCDFFVYKLDGKCSLPQEAISTASNLSSDILKEITHILGIDFSVYSTKSKLIDEQLLKTRNEIAHGNFLLIDREEYIQLHTEVIAMLDIFRNQIENASVNKDFTLKK, from the coding sequence ATGAAAGTCCGAACATCTGAACAACTAAGCGATAAACTGGCAGATGATCTTGCTTGGCGAAAAAAGGAACTTTCAGAAGTTAAGTCCTTGATAGAATTAAGAGATGTTTCTCTTCAAAGACACAATGCGCTAATTCGCAGTGAAGTATGTATTCTTTATGCTCATTGGGAAGGTTTTGTTAAGTTAGCTTCCAACTCTTATCTAGAACACGTTGCTCTACAAAAACTTCGCTATGATCAGCTAGCTAGTAACTTTCTAGCTTTGGCAATGAAAGAAAAACTAAAAGAGGCAAAAGATACAAATAAACCATCATTATATATACCTGTTTGTGACTTCTTTGTTTATAAATTAGACGGCAAATGCTCTTTACCCCAAGAAGCAATATCTACTGCATCAAATCTTTCTTCGGACATTTTAAAAGAAATAACTCATATTTTGGGAATAGACTTTTCTGTTTATTCTACAAAATCAAAATTAATAGATGAACAGCTTTTAAAGACACGAAACGAAATTGCACATGGTAACTTTTTGTTAATTGATAGAGAAGAATATATACAATTACATACAGAAGTTATTGCAATGCTTGATATATTTCGAAATCAGATAGAAAATGCCTCCGTTAATAAGGATTTCACCTTGAAAAAATAA
- a CDS encoding DUF262 domain-containing protein: MPLQEEIDKTRQEIRTDDYSMSIGELISLYQSNEIDIHPEFQRFFRWSEHQKSTFIESILLGIPIPPIFVSQRDDGIWDVVDGLQRLSTIYEFIGILGKEEQEESQNPVTLQETTYLPSLKGKKWDDPNDPDNSLTQAQRLLIKRAKIIVNIVKKESDAMIKYELFQRLNTGGSIATPQEVRNCILLMLNNRLYDLMRSLADYEKFKNCIALSDRLYEEQYDMELVLRFILLFDKTEADISKLGDDVSVFLTEEMRKMALEQELDYGHIETAFKKTFDILNEITGDDSFRRYKPEQNRFLGGFLLSAFEVVALGIGYNYENLPPVEQICENIKGIWSDQIYRKWSGAGVNAARRLPYLIPLGRRIFSPV, from the coding sequence ATGCCCCTGCAAGAAGAAATTGACAAAACAAGGCAAGAAATTCGGACGGACGACTATTCAATGTCTATTGGTGAATTGATAAGCCTTTATCAGAGTAATGAGATCGATATTCATCCAGAATTTCAAAGATTTTTCCGTTGGTCAGAACATCAAAAATCGACTTTTATTGAATCTATTCTTTTAGGCATACCAATCCCACCAATTTTTGTCAGCCAGAGAGATGATGGTATTTGGGATGTTGTGGATGGTCTTCAGAGACTATCAACTATATATGAATTTATAGGTATTTTAGGAAAAGAAGAGCAAGAAGAAAGTCAAAATCCAGTGACTTTACAAGAAACCACATATTTACCTTCTTTAAAAGGTAAAAAATGGGATGATCCAAATGATCCTGACAATTCTTTGACTCAAGCACAGCGCTTACTGATTAAGCGAGCAAAAATCATAGTCAATATTGTCAAAAAAGAAAGTGATGCAATGATTAAATATGAGTTATTCCAACGACTGAATACAGGAGGATCAATTGCTACGCCTCAAGAAGTGAGGAATTGTATACTTTTGATGTTAAATAATAGACTATATGATTTAATGCGTTCTCTTGCAGATTATGAAAAATTCAAAAATTGTATTGCTCTCAGTGATAGGCTTTACGAAGAACAGTATGATATGGAATTGGTATTACGTTTTATTCTTCTATTTGATAAAACTGAGGCAGATATTAGCAAATTAGGTGATGATGTTAGCGTCTTTCTAACAGAAGAGATGAGGAAAATGGCTCTTGAGCAAGAATTAGATTATGGCCATATAGAAACAGCGTTTAAAAAAACATTTGATATTCTTAACGAAATTACAGGTGATGATAGTTTCAGAAGATATAAACCTGAACAAAACAGATTTTTAGGTGGGTTTCTATTATCCGCATTTGAGGTAGTAGCATTAGGAATTGGATACAACTATGAAAATCTACCCCCGGTTGAGCAAATATGTGAAAACATAAAAGGTATTTGGTCAGATCAAATTTATAGAAAATGGTCTGGTGCAGGTGTGAATGCTGCAAGACGTTTACCCTATCTGATTCCACTTGGTAGAAGAATATTTTCTCCTGTATGA
- the hpnA gene encoding hopanoid-associated sugar epimerase, giving the protein MRVFVTGATGFVGANLVRLLLEQGYTVKTLVRPHSNLGNLQGLDVEIVEGDFENQYLWRQMSGCRYLFHVAAHYSLWQKDRDLLYRNNVLGTFQVLDAAQKAGIERTVYTSSVAAIGVNPSGAIVDETYQSPVEKLIGHYKKSKFLAEQEAMQAAAKGQDVVIVNPSTPIGPWDIKPTPTGDIILRFLRRQMPAYVNTGLNLIDVRDVAWGHLLALEKGKSGDRYILGNQNLSLKQLLEKLSEITALPAPQLTVPGWLPLTVAWIEEKILAPLGRTPSVPIDGVRMAQQTMYYDASKAVRELGLPQSPVDVALKDAVNWFVSQGYVK; this is encoded by the coding sequence ATGCGGGTTTTTGTCACAGGGGCTACAGGCTTTGTTGGGGCTAATTTAGTCCGCTTGTTACTGGAACAGGGATACACAGTCAAAACCTTAGTCCGCCCTCACAGCAACCTGGGTAATTTACAAGGGTTGGATGTGGAAATTGTTGAAGGGGATTTCGAGAACCAGTATCTTTGGCGACAAATGTCTGGCTGTCGTTATCTATTCCATGTAGCCGCCCATTATTCCCTGTGGCAAAAAGACCGTGATTTACTTTATCGAAATAATGTGCTTGGTACTTTTCAGGTGTTGGACGCAGCCCAAAAAGCCGGAATTGAACGCACTGTGTACACAAGTTCCGTAGCGGCTATTGGGGTAAATCCATCGGGTGCAATTGTCGATGAAACTTATCAAAGTCCTGTGGAGAAGCTAATTGGACATTATAAAAAGTCTAAGTTTTTAGCAGAACAAGAAGCTATGCAGGCAGCCGCTAAAGGACAAGATGTGGTTATAGTCAACCCCAGCACTCCCATAGGCCCTTGGGATATCAAACCTACACCCACAGGTGATATTATTTTGCGATTCCTACGGCGACAAATGCCAGCTTACGTCAACACAGGACTAAATTTAATTGATGTGAGGGATGTAGCCTGGGGACATTTACTAGCATTAGAGAAAGGCAAAAGTGGCGATCGCTATATCTTAGGAAATCAAAACCTTAGCCTCAAGCAATTACTAGAAAAGCTTTCCGAAATTACAGCTTTACCCGCTCCCCAATTGACTGTCCCAGGATGGCTACCCTTAACAGTCGCCTGGATAGAAGAAAAAATCCTTGCCCCATTAGGAAGAACTCCCTCAGTACCTATAGATGGTGTCCGTATGGCACAACAAACCATGTACTACGATGCTTCAAAAGCTGTCCGAGAATTGGGTTTACCTCAATCTCCAGTGGATGTTGCTCTGAAAGATGCGGTGAATTGGTTTGTTTCTCAGGGGTATGTGAAGTGA
- the hpnH gene encoding adenosyl-hopene transferase HpnH: MGVNLQQAIDIGKYLVTQRLLGRKRFPLVLMLEPLFRCNLACTGCGKIQHPTEILKQNLTPEQCFAAVEECGAPVVSIPGGEPLLHPQIDEIVQGLVERKKYVYLCTNGLLLEKSLDKFKPSPYLTFSVHLDGLKDWHDKCVDRQGVFDIAVKAIKAAKAKGFRVTTNTTIFEGCDPKEMQEFFDFLETLNTDGMMISPGYSYEWAPDQDHFLIREQTRALFREILTPYKTGKKNWNFNHNPLFLDFLVGEKDYECTPWGSPSYSVLGWQKPCYLLNEGHYSSFKQLLAETDWSKYGRASGNPKCADCMVHCGYEPTAAMDAMQPQNITRSLGSVFGR, from the coding sequence ATGGGTGTTAATTTACAACAAGCGATCGATATTGGTAAGTATTTAGTAACTCAACGTCTTCTAGGACGTAAGAGATTTCCTTTAGTGTTGATGCTGGAACCACTATTTCGCTGTAATTTAGCTTGTACTGGTTGTGGGAAAATTCAGCATCCTACAGAGATATTGAAACAAAACTTGACTCCTGAACAGTGCTTTGCCGCAGTGGAAGAATGTGGCGCACCAGTGGTTTCAATTCCTGGGGGTGAACCACTACTGCATCCCCAAATTGACGAGATTGTTCAGGGATTAGTCGAGCGGAAAAAGTATGTTTACTTGTGTACAAATGGGTTGTTATTAGAAAAGAGCTTAGATAAGTTTAAACCCTCACCTTACTTGACTTTTAGTGTGCATCTAGATGGGTTGAAAGATTGGCATGATAAATGTGTAGATCGGCAAGGGGTATTTGACATTGCTGTCAAAGCCATCAAAGCTGCCAAAGCTAAAGGATTTCGTGTCACCACCAACACCACAATTTTCGAGGGTTGCGATCCCAAGGAAATGCAGGAGTTCTTTGATTTCCTGGAAACACTCAACACCGATGGCATGATGATTTCGCCTGGTTATAGTTACGAATGGGCTCCGGATCAAGACCATTTCCTCATAAGAGAACAAACACGCGCCCTTTTCCGAGAAATACTTACTCCTTATAAGACTGGTAAGAAAAACTGGAATTTCAACCACAACCCTTTATTCTTAGACTTTCTTGTAGGTGAGAAAGATTATGAATGCACACCTTGGGGTAGCCCTAGCTATAGTGTTCTTGGATGGCAAAAACCTTGTTATCTTTTGAATGAAGGACATTACAGCAGTTTCAAACAACTGTTAGCAGAAACAGACTGGAGTAAATACGGCCGCGCCAGTGGTAATCCCAAGTGCGCAGATTGCATGGTTCACTGTGGCTACGAACCTACAGCCGCTATGGATGCGATGCAGCCGCAAAATATTACCCGTTCTTTGGGTAGTGTGTTTGGGAGATAG
- a CDS encoding DUF2237 family protein — protein MAQAENVIGTDLELCCSSPVTGFYRDGFCQTGAYDTGMHVVCAQVTAEFLEFTKSRGNDLSTPYPEYNFPGLKPGDRWCLCAARWQEALEAGVAPPVVLAATHARALEVCSLADLKQYALTVDS, from the coding sequence ATGGCACAAGCAGAAAATGTAATTGGCACAGATTTAGAGCTTTGTTGTTCTTCGCCCGTAACTGGCTTTTATCGTGATGGGTTTTGCCAAACAGGCGCTTATGATACAGGGATGCACGTTGTTTGCGCTCAGGTGACGGCAGAATTTTTGGAGTTTACTAAATCCCGTGGTAATGACTTGAGTACCCCCTATCCTGAATATAATTTTCCTGGTTTGAAGCCGGGCGATCGCTGGTGTTTATGTGCAGCACGTTGGCAAGAAGCCTTAGAAGCTGGAGTAGCGCCACCTGTAGTTCTCGCCGCTACCCATGCTAGAGCTTTGGAAGTATGTTCGTTGGCGGATTTGAAACAATATGCGTTGACAGTTGACAGTTGA
- a CDS encoding quinone-dependent dihydroorotate dehydrogenase, which yields MDIYQFALRPLLFNLLKADPEWLHQQTMRSFSWLSHTSDRTSTKWVYNALQKSLCLHDSRLQQSLFGLDFSNPVGLAAGFDKDGVAAKIWSSLGFGFAELGTVTYIPQPGNPPPRLFRLPLDQAALNRMGFNNSGAAALAERLAPEKGQFSIPIGVNLGKSKVTPLEAAAEDYLYSFRLLKELGDYFVVNVSSPNTPGLRSLQDASMLSSILELLQTENNSHKPIFVKIAPDLEWEAIADIIKLAKTYQLAGIIATNTTIRRDGLKTQVIEQTGKPPQEEAGGISGAPVRDRSTEVIRFIWQQTQGQIPIIGVGGIFTPEDAWAKITAGASLIQVYTGWIYEGPMMVRRILTGLLAKLEEQGLNSISEAVGLEFKSGEVNSQ from the coding sequence ATGGACATATATCAATTTGCTTTGCGTCCGCTTTTATTTAATTTGCTGAAGGCTGATCCTGAGTGGCTACATCAGCAGACTATGCGGAGTTTTAGTTGGTTGTCACACACAAGCGATCGCACCAGCACTAAGTGGGTATATAATGCACTACAAAAGTCTCTATGCTTACACGATTCTCGGTTGCAACAGAGTTTGTTTGGTTTAGATTTTTCTAATCCTGTGGGTTTGGCTGCTGGGTTTGATAAGGATGGCGTAGCAGCTAAAATTTGGTCTAGTTTGGGTTTTGGTTTTGCAGAACTGGGAACTGTAACTTACATCCCACAGCCTGGAAATCCACCGCCGCGTCTGTTTCGTTTGCCGTTGGATCAGGCTGCTCTTAACCGTATGGGTTTTAATAATAGTGGTGCGGCTGCATTGGCAGAACGTTTAGCTCCAGAAAAGGGGCAGTTTTCTATACCTATAGGTGTCAATTTGGGCAAATCTAAGGTGACACCCCTAGAAGCAGCCGCAGAAGATTATTTATATAGTTTTCGCTTACTTAAGGAATTGGGTGACTATTTTGTAGTGAATGTTTCTTCTCCCAATACCCCAGGTTTGCGATCGCTCCAAGATGCCTCTATGCTCAGTTCTATCCTAGAGCTATTACAAACAGAAAATAACTCACACAAACCAATATTTGTCAAGATAGCGCCGGATTTGGAATGGGAAGCGATCGCGGACATTATTAAATTGGCTAAAACCTACCAGTTAGCGGGGATTATTGCCACTAACACCACAATTCGCCGTGATGGGTTGAAAACTCAGGTAATTGAGCAGACAGGCAAGCCACCCCAAGAGGAAGCGGGAGGAATTAGCGGTGCGCCAGTGCGCGATCGCTCCACGGAAGTCATTCGTTTTATTTGGCAGCAAACCCAAGGGCAAATACCCATCATTGGGGTTGGTGGCATATTTACCCCGGAAGATGCTTGGGCAAAAATTACTGCTGGAGCCAGCCTGATTCAAGTTTATACAGGCTGGATTTATGAAGGCCCAATGATGGTACGCCGAATTTTGACTGGGTTGCTGGCTAAGTTAGAAGAACAAGGATTAAATTCCATCAGCGAAGCTGTAGGTTTAGAATTTAAAAGTGGAGAAGTCAATAGTCAATAG